One Candidatus Acidiferrales bacterium genomic window, GCCTTAGCCTTTCGACTTAGAACGGTTCGCCCGGCAACGGCGGCAGCACTGGCGTAATCTTGCCCCAGCCATCAACTTGCGCGGCTTTCATGTCCTTGACCAACTGATTCGGCAGTTCGGTGTTTAAATGCGGACGGCCCGGCTGATTGCTGAGCACCCACGCTACTGCGGCGACGGTCTTGGATACCTGTTGGATCTCCTTGTAATCGATCTTCTCCGGCGTGTCCGTCGGACGGTGATAGTCCACATGCAGGCCGACGGTGAAAAATGCAATCGGAATCCCCATTTTCGCGAAATTGTAATGATCGCTCCGGTAGAAGATGCGCTGCCCATTTGGTTTCGGGCCGAGATTGTCGTGCGTCGCGTCGGGGGCGGTCGCATCGTAAAAATGATTGAGGACGAGCTTTTGATAATTGTTATTCACCGTCTCGATCGTTTTCTCCAGGTCGTCGCTGCTAATGTTGGGGCCAACCACAAGCACCATCCCCGGATCCACAAGAAAGTGCGTTGGGTTCGGGTCCACGGAGTTGGCATTCTTCGTGCGCCCGATCATATCCATATTCAGATCGGCGACTACTTTTGTGAGGTCGATGGGCGGGAACTCGGTGAAATAACGCGAACCCCAAAGCCCTTTTTCCTCGCCGCCATTCCATAGAAAAATCAGCGTGCGTTTGGGCCTCATTCCAGCGGCTGCTCCCTGCGCATAAGCGTGCGCGATGGCCAGCAAGCCGGTTGAACCGGAGCCGTCGTCATCAGCGCCATTATTCACGTTGTGGCCGTTCGGCAGCGGTGCGCTCAGGCCGATGTGATCGAGATGCGCACTGATGATCACATATTCATTCTTCAAGACCGGGTCGCTGCCTTTGAGGATTCCGACGACATTTTCGCCGTGCCCGTGTTCGCTGTGAATCACCGCGTTCACGGTCAGTTTTTTTTCGGAGTTCAGTTTGAATGAGTCTTCTTTAGCGTTTGTGCCGGCGGAGTAGAAAATGCGAGCTCCGGTGGTCTTTTCGCCCGCGAAAAGATCGTTCGTCATTTCCGCGCCGGCGATAATAGAAGGAGCGCTGGGGCATGCCGGTCGTTCTTCGAATTTTGTCACTTGGTACGCAGGTCCGTTGAACGACGGACGACCGCCATTCGGATTAGCCATCCCGGCGAGCTGCTGAAAATCCGCGATGTGTATAACTCCTACGGCGCCATTTTTCGCTGCGTACTCTTCAGGCGTGAGATAGTCGACGCAATCTTGTCCGAGGGGGTTCGGCGCTCCCGCAAGCCGCCTGGGTCCCGCTTCTAGCGCGGCGAGTTCGTGCGGCAATCCGGCAACAATGATGATCTTCCCGCTTACATTGATACCTTCATAAGGATTCGTGTTCGATTTGTTGATCACGTAACCGCTGCCGGCAAACACCAAATTCCCTGAGAAATTGAACGACCCTGCAGGCGGTAGCCCGCGAAATCCACCGCCGCTCGTCCCGGCAACCCAACCCTTGCCGTAATCAAAATCCGTCGTCCGCAGCTCTACAGGTCCTCCGCCGAAATTAAATGGCGGCGGCCCCGTCAAGGAAGCCTTGCTCTGATCTTCAACGACGCTGCGCGTAGTCAAATCGAACGGCATGAAGTAGGGCTGCAAGGGGCCGTTCGTGTCCGTCGTGCTGCCGCCCGGCTTGATGCCCCATTCCGCGAGGTGGCTTGCCACATAAAGCGCGGCTGTGTCATAGCCGCGAGAAGGCAAATTCCGACCTTCGAGTTGATCCGAAGCGAGGAAGTAATCGTAAATCTTCAGTTCATCCTCACTGATCGAGTTTGCATTACCGTATCTCGCCGCTGCACTCGCTTTAGGCTTATTGCGAGCGGATTCTCGCGGCAGTTTCTTCGCTCCTAGAGTGGAAAAAACAGAAATCGACACCACAGTTACAACCGAAAAAGCGAATGCGATTCGGCGCATAGATCCTCGCGTATTTGAATTCAAGACGCGCGGTATATTACTCCGAAACGTCTTATGACGCACGAACGAACCATAGAAACGGTCCTACAAGACTTTGTTTTACGCACTTCCGTTACGATTTTCTGAAAAATTGGAGGAGCCCGCACCTATGACGGCTTATTGAAACCGGATGCCGCAGCCAGGCGTCGAAGAG contains:
- a CDS encoding M20/M25/M40 family metallo-hydrolase, producing the protein MRRIAFAFSVVTVVSISVFSTLGAKKLPRESARNKPKASAAARYGNANSISEDELKIYDYFLASDQLEGRNLPSRGYDTAALYVASHLAEWGIKPGGSTTDTNGPLQPYFMPFDLTTRSVVEDQSKASLTGPPPFNFGGGPVELRTTDFDYGKGWVAGTSGGGFRGLPPAGSFNFSGNLVFAGSGYVINKSNTNPYEGINVSGKIIIVAGLPHELAALEAGPRRLAGAPNPLGQDCVDYLTPEEYAAKNGAVGVIHIADFQQLAGMANPNGGRPSFNGPAYQVTKFEERPACPSAPSIIAGAEMTNDLFAGEKTTGARIFYSAGTNAKEDSFKLNSEKKLTVNAVIHSEHGHGENVVGILKGSDPVLKNEYVIISAHLDHIGLSAPLPNGHNVNNGADDDGSGSTGLLAIAHAYAQGAAAGMRPKRTLIFLWNGGEEKGLWGSRYFTEFPPIDLTKVVADLNMDMIGRTKNANSVDPNPTHFLVDPGMVLVVGPNISSDDLEKTIETVNNNYQKLVLNHFYDATAPDATHDNLGPKPNGQRIFYRSDHYNFAKMGIPIAFFTVGLHVDYHRPTDTPEKIDYKEIQQVSKTVAAVAWVLSNQPGRPHLNTELPNQLVKDMKAAQVDGWGKITPVLPPLPGEPF